DNA from Streptomyces sp. Edi4:
GCGCGGGGTTTTTCCGCGACCCGGGCCGCCCCCGGGGGGTTCGCCCACCCGCCCACCCGTGCAAGGGGTGGAGAAAGCTGGCCCCCTGGGGCTGCGCCCCAGCCCCCTGCGGGGGCTTCGCCCCCTGCACCCCCGGGGGTTTGCCCACCCGCCCACCCGTGCAAGGGGTGGAGAAAGCTGGCCCCCTGGGGCTGCGCCCCAGCCCCCCTGCGGGGGCTTCGCCCCCTGCACCCCCGCAGCCCCTCGGGGGCGCGGGGAACTGCGCGAGCAACCACGCACGGTCTGCGGGGAGGGGGCCGCATCGACCCGCCCGTCGGGGCCGTTTCAGGGGCGCGGGGAACTGCGCGAACGCCGCCCTCCAACACCCGCTCACCCGCCCCCCAAGCGCGCGAACGCCGCCCTCCAGCACCCGCTCACCCGCCCCCCAAGCGCGCGCGAGCGCCGCCGTCCACCACCCCGCTCACCCGCACCGCCCAAACACCCAACCCCCCAAGCGCGCGCGAGCGCCCCCGCCCCCGCGGCTCACGAAGGCGTGTTCACCTCGGACGCGGGGCGGGATGTCGACGCCTGCGTGCGGGCCCTCGTCAGGGACTGGCGGGAGCGGTGCGCGGTGTGGAGGGCGTCCCAGGTCAGGGTGGTCAGGGCCAGCCACACCAGGGCGAAGCCCGCCCAGCGTTCCGGTGGCATCTCCTCGTGGAAGTACACGACGCCCAGCGCGAACTGGAAGACCGGTGCCAGATATTGCAGCAGCCCGAGCGTCGACAGCGGCACCCTGATCGCCGCGCCGCCGAAGCAGACCAGCGGAATGGCCGTCACCACGCCCGTCGCGGCGAGCAGCGCCGCGTGCCCCGGGCCCCCGCTCGTGAAGGTGGACCGGCCCTGGCCGCCCAGCCACAGCAGATATCCGAGCGCAGGCAGGAACTGCACGGCGGTCTCGGCGGCCAGGGACTCAAGCCCGCCGAGGTTCACCTGCTTCTTCACCAGGCCGTACGTCGCGAACGAGAACGCCAGCGTCAACGAGATCCACGGCGGACGCCCATAGCCCACCGTCAGGACGATCACCGCCGCGAGCCCCGTCGCGACCGCCGCCCACTGGGCCCGCCGCAGCCGTTCCTTCAGGATCAGCACGCCCATCGCGATGGTGACGAGTGGGTTGATGAAGTAGCCCAGTGACGCCTCGACCACGTGGCCGGAGTTGACCGACCAGATGTAGACGCCCCAGTTGACGGTGATCACGACGGCGGCGACGGCTATGAGCGCCAGCCTGCGCGGGGTGCGCACCAGCTCGCCGATCCACGCCCAGCGGCGCAGCGCGAGCAGGGCGACGGCGACGAGGGCCAGGGACCACACCATGCGGTGGGCCAGGATCTCCAGGGCGTCCGCCGGTTTGAGCAGCGGCCAGAACAGGGGCACGAGCCCCCACATCCCGTACGCGCCGATCCCGTACAGCAGCCCGGCCTTGAATTGTCCCGACGATTCCTCGGCCACTGGTCCTCCCGTGCGCACGCTCGACCAGCCGAAGGTAGCGCCGAATCGGCCACGGTGTCATGCCCGTACCGCGATACGGTCCTGACGCCCCGGCCGGACCCACCTCATCCCGCCCCGCCTCACCCGTCCCACCGCCCGCGCGGAGGTCAGTCCGGCTGAGGGGCCTGGCCGGCCTCCAGGAGGTGCAGCGCGCGGGACACGTCGAAGGGCAGGATCGTCACCGCGACGGAGGGAAGGTGCTCCAGGGCCTTCGCCATCTCCTCCGCCGTACCCCGGTGCAGCACCTTGCCCAGCGCGTTGGTGTAGAGGCGCCGGGGGACCAGGACCGTCAGCGATGTCGCGCCGTCCTCGGTGGTGCGTGCGGCCAGTTCCACCATGGCGTGCCGCAGCCGGCGGTCGGGGCAGGCCAGGAGGTTCAGGGGGACCGAGGTCGCCGCCGTCGCCTCCCAGGCCGCCGCCAGGTCGCGCGCCCGTGGCTCGTCGATCGCGAAGTGGACGGCCCTGATCTCGTCGGGCCGCACCTCGTGCGCGTACCGCAGCGCTTTGAGGGTCGCCAGATCCAGCGTCTCGACCAGGACGAACACCACGTGCCGGCCCGCCCTTGGCCGGTCGGCGCCGGGCGCGGAAAGGGCGGTGAGCGCGGACGCCTCGCGCCGGTACTCGCGGTTGATCCGGGTCAGCGCCCACACCCCAAGCGGGAAGATCACCACCACCAGCCAGGCGCCCTCGGTGAACTTGGTGACGGCGAAGATCAGGACGACGGCGGCGGACACCACCGCCGCGAGCGCGTTGACGCCGAGCTTGAGGCGCCGGTACCGCTCGCGCCGCCGCCAGTGGTAGGCGGTGAGACCCGCCCCGGCCATCGTGAACGCCGTGAACACCCCGATGGCGTACAGCGCCACCAGCTTGTCCACGCTCGCGCCGGTCACCAGGAGCAGGGCGAGGGAGACGACGGTGAGCGCGATGATCCCGTTGGAGAAGGCGAGCCGGTGGCCACGCCGGGTCAACTGCCGCGGCAGGAAACGGTCCTCGGCGACAAAGCTGGCGAGGAAGGGAAAGCCGGTGAAGGGGGTGTTGGCGCCCGTGTAGAGCACGAGGGCCGTG
Protein-coding regions in this window:
- the rarD gene encoding EamA family transporter RarD, whose product is MAEESSGQFKAGLLYGIGAYGMWGLVPLFWPLLKPADALEILAHRMVWSLALVAVALLALRRWAWIGELVRTPRRLALIAVAAVVITVNWGVYIWSVNSGHVVEASLGYFINPLVTIAMGVLILKERLRRAQWAAVATGLAAVIVLTVGYGRPPWISLTLAFSFATYGLVKKQVNLGGLESLAAETAVQFLPALGYLLWLGGQGRSTFTSGGPGHAALLAATGVVTAIPLVCFGGAAIRVPLSTLGLLQYLAPVFQFALGVVYFHEEMPPERWAGFALVWLALTTLTWDALHTAHRSRQSLTRARTQASTSRPASEVNTPS